From the genome of Impatiens glandulifera chromosome 9, dImpGla2.1, whole genome shotgun sequence, one region includes:
- the LOC124914660 gene encoding PHD finger protein ING2, translating into MAIARTGVFVDDYLEYANTLPAELQRLLNTIRELDERSQGIINHTRQQTKYCLGMASQGSKKGHGEDNEAASERMRKEIESNQDSAISLCTEKVLLARQAYDLIDSHVKRLDEDLNNFAEDLKQEGKIPSDEPATLPPVPLVPRNEKRKAIYTAPQSQTRRVEYRERDWDRDRDFELMPPPGGLKKDFSVPVEIDQPIDPNEPTYCICHQVSYGDMIACDNESCQGGEWFHYSCVGLTPETRFRGKWYCPTCRQLPAI; encoded by the exons ATGGCAATTGCTAGAACTGGCGTATTTGTCGACGATTACTTGGAAT ATGCCAATACATTGCCTGCAGAGCTTCAAAGACTTCTCAACACGATCAGAGAACTTGACGAAAGGTCCCAAG GTATCATAAATCATACAAGGCAGCAGACTAAGTATTGTTTAGGAATGGCCTCACAAGGATCTAAGAAAGGGCATGGTGAGGATAATGAAGCGGCCTCTGAGAGGATGAGGAAAGAGATTGAGTCAAACCAAGACAGTGCAATAAGCCTTTGTACAGAAAAGGTCCTGTTGGCGCGCCAAGCTTATGATCTG ATAGATAGCCATGTAAAACGCCTCGATGAAGACCTCAACAACTTTGCAGAAGATCTGAAGCAAG AGGGAAAGATACCATCGGATGAGCCAGCAACTCTTCCACCTGTACCTTTGGTACCGAGAAATGAGAAACGCAAGGCAATATACACGGCACCTCAGTCTCAAACTAGGCGGGTGGAGTACAGGGAGAGGGACTGGGACCGTGATAGAGATTTTGAACTCATGCCTCCTCCAGGAGGGCTTAAGAAGGATTTTTCTGTTCCTGTTGAAATTGATCAACCTATAGATCCAAATGAACCTACCTATTGCATATGCCACCAG GTATCTTATGGAGATATGATTGCATGTGACAATGAAAGC TGCCAAGGAGGGGAATGGTTTCACTACTCGTGTGTGGGGCTTACGCCGGAGACAAGATTCAGAGGGAAATGGTATTGCCCAACCTGCAGGCAATTGCCCGCTATATGA